CTTCCGCTGCTGAAttactacttctttttcttctgcgaaGACCGCATGTTCacattagaaaataaattactagAGAAGGTGTGACGTGTACCACAGATAATCAATAACTGCTAAGACCTTCTGTAATGCCTCATTTTAGAAGTAATGTTACTTTCCACTAGTTCTGCAGTAGCGATTTTCTTGGAAAGGTTTCCTAATACATCATGTGAACGCAGATTTTCTTCagattcattgatttttctgagCCATGGTTGTACCATGGAATAAGGATCCTCGAAAAATCGGTTAGATCAACGTTTTTCAACCAATAACACCAGCTCGGAACTAACTACATACTTAGATTCCTCGCGACTCACCTATGCAATCGTTCTTACAACCGTTGAAATCTGCTCTGTGGACATCGTTGCTTATTTCGGTGATCATGGTTGGGCTCGTGATTTTCTGCTTGGATCTCAAGTCTCCCTTTGATCGTTTCTATAAGGTATGTAGAAGTAAGcgtaatctagaaaaaaaagtctaatCTTGTTGTAGATGTGGTGGTCCAGTTCATCTTAtcaattccacttttttgaatCAGTACTAGCTAAAGAAGACAATAAAACTTCAGACTGAGCAAAATCGAATGGCGGAGGACGATCCTTTCCTCATGGAAGTTGCTAACGATCGCGTCAACTTTGGGGAGGCGATGTGGTTTGTCTGGGGAGTTCTACTGAACAGCGGAGTTTCGGAGAGTAGGTTACATCTTTTGTAACAGAACAAGTCGGACTTCAGATTTTCAATGgtattcgcttcgctcccTTTCACTgacaaatgaaaattaatagtagtggcattttctgtgaaattaggtTTGTGTTATTCAAAAACGCTTTCTCCCTCTTTTTATAAcaaataaaggcgaaagatttcgtaggtttcttttcagaggtgtcatttccattcatttgcaaaatatttgaactttaattccaaacactccttcgataccaatataatatagacacgaaTTGAGAGCATTTCTccaagtatgggttttcctcctgatttccacCAACAGCTATCACAGAATGAAGTTTTAACGTAAAATGACATGTGAACAACATTATCGTACTGATAGAGACAACGTTCCActtcagatcacgtaaactgctagctactatttaagtaGCCGTTTGCAtaggtgtttccactttttgaagaaggcatgtCACCAAACTGAGGCGAATGTGCAAGGGCAGTGGCCACCGCTACGAAACGGTTGTAACACCATCCACCTTTCGCggcatgcacacgaagttattgcgtcCGAACGCGCTAGTCCGAACGTAGAAACATAGTAGTGTACATattattctctgaaattagatttgtgttgatctaacaacgctttcttcctctttttttctattataaataaaagcgaaaaatttcatagttttctgtctaaacgcgtcagttctacacttggagaatattcaaacttcagcttcaaacacttaTAACGAAATGAAGTTCGGTTTTCACTCCGTTTGAGAGCGTTCACCTTTTTTGCAGGAACAAATTACACACTTTTCACAGATATATATTATTCGTCACTGATCAGTGCTTGGTATTCAACAACTTTTATTGTTAGCCCTGCAGATATTCATAAGAATTCCATGATTTTtaactattatatttttttttagcaatgctacaggggccgcgtatacgagtctgattgctacctgcacgtggtggccctgctttaactaaacgcaatcaagcgttcgagtgtacgcattgggaacgtacgagctatataacctgcactgttatatggcgaaagcttcccatacattgcaaaaaggtgctgtcgtccagcacaccgccaaagcccataacctgaaaggttaacttcctgaagggagcatggaatctttggcaataAACAAtcgtttcgttacgctgaactgcaGAACattgtcgagtgaactccaacaaaccgccctGCTTAGGCTTctacgatatctctgtgtgtcctttgctgcactgcaggaaacacgcatgagagatcgtcccgtcatcagcatcgaaaactacaccatatactgcggcgatgctgatgagaaggaAGTAGACGGCcccgcgatagctgtgagaaacgattacaacaatctggtggaggaatttttctcaacatcGTCTAGATGGGCCTTTGTACAACTGCGTGATCGGAGAGGACGAAAACTCTTTATAGTAAGTGCCTGTGCACCAACGGAAACCCCTGAGACCAACACTAAGGatgccttctatgatgaactcaatgcgttgatgtctgaaaaaccaagccagcaggtggtcattgtcggaatcgacgcaaatgcgaagatgagACTTGAACAACAATGTACAAGGAGAATGGTATTATGCAGCAGAGCGCACATCGGACAATGGCGACCGTCTACtcgacttatgtgaacagacggaCCCCATCATCGCCTCCACggttaagaggaatcatcgacttACGTGGCAAGTGTCAACCCTTCTAACGTCTGAAGAGCAGCGTAAGCGCAAGATGAAGACTCGTAAagttcagctcgactacgttttggcgaggaacattgctcagtcagatatccgaaaatctagagctgtttgggacgtcgtgttcgactctgaccaccgtccagttcttctcagcttcaagatacggttccataagagaaaccgaggaatTCCTCTTGATCCGAAAATTGACATGGCagatctgaaagacgaagaatgcagaacaaaactccgccaacgtgtgtctattcatgttggagtgcggaccaggaagaagctttgcgatgcggattccttcacaaactGCATCCAGGACTCTGTAAGTTaggttcaaaagaaaaaagttcaaaaaaaggttCGTCTGGTTCAAATGCCGCGGaaaaagtttgcctttgcaactgcggagacaagatccacgtGCAATTCTGTATGTATCGCGcacagcgctggtgacttcaaccaggaaaagcgtcttagaagaaagttgcgtcgtcaactgcaacaagacagcgataacgagtggacgtcaagagcgacgTAGTTTGAAAAGGGGtgcagtatagcggcaaaatgaaaagatgttctcctgtctttaacactgccaatggagtgaCTGTCGTTGAAGTAACCCTTCCAGTTTGGAGGGaccacttcaagaccttgctggaCCGGCAAGCGTCGTCTGTTCCTGAACTTGGGCACGTTGTGTGTGCgattaacgaggagccaccgaccgttTCAGAGATTCTGGTCTGTAgtatgaaaaatggaaaatctggtggagacgatggaattagcgcagaaatgctgaaacatcttcctccgtctgggatcgAGATAGAGATGaaaaagatcatccgttcaatatctatagacgaaaggatacctcaCTCGTGGAGACAAGCTATCATAATTTTCCTccgcaagaagttatccgtcacagaccctaggaattatcgaggaatctctttgctgcgtgttacgTAGAAGGTGCTGGAGctcattatcctggaccgactcattaaacgaagaaacaacgcgcgacgagcaagctggctttcgtcctggccgatctacgattgaccaggtgttcatcgtcaagagagtgatcgaaatctggcagcggtattcaaTGCCAacgcaactagcgtttctagACTTTGAAGCGGCTTTCGattctcctcatcgaggccgtcttctcaacgcgctccgcgccgatggagtatcaggaaagttcgttcggttgcttgatgacatgta
This is a stretch of genomic DNA from Necator americanus strain Aroian chromosome II, whole genome shotgun sequence. It encodes these proteins:
- a CDS encoding hypothetical protein (NECATOR_CHRII.G6746.T1), encoding MESLAINNRFVTLNCRTLSSELQQTALLRLLRYLCVSFAALQETRMRDRPVISIENYTIYCGDADEKEVDGPAIAVRNDYNNLVEEFFSTSSRWAFVQLRDRRGRKLFIVSACAPTETPETNTKDAFYDELNALMSEKPSQQVVIVGIDANAKMRLEQQCTRRMVLCSRAHIGQWRPSTRLM
- a CDS encoding hypothetical protein (NECATOR_CHRII.G6748.T1), producing MKRCSPVFNTANGVTVVEVTLPVWRDHFKTLLDRQASSVPELGHVVCAINEEPPTVSEILVCSMKNGKSGGDDGISAEMLKHLPPSGIEIEMKKIIRSISIDERIPHSWRQAIIIFLRKKLSVTDPRNYRGISLLRVT
- a CDS encoding hypothetical protein (NECATOR_CHRII.G6747.T1) — encoded protein: MKTRKVQLDYVLARNIAQSDIRKSRAVWDVVFDSDHRPVLLSFKIRFHKRNRGIPLDPKIDMADLKDEECRTKLRQRVSIHVGVRTRKKLCDADSFTNCIQDSVS
- a CDS encoding hypothetical protein (NECATOR_CHRII.G6743.T1); translation: MEKWQSYHLCPIENLQKRRGPGDRLMRHVIENILGYNILEDESICSTSTSKIVFNERCERINVDYDILNYNEGYKEVGTLHGSELRLAEESIHWIAGGKKPLEITLPKHLRVVTVNDPPFIYTTPIISLAECGNLGTVSVELSPIDIIKVKGPWYPCPRYGFNYTHHYCCAGYAIDLLSNLSLPEPSTTIDTSFTFSLHLNDSYGAVTLGEMGYILSGALGELDSDQADIAIGGMTINPEREKFIDFSEPWLYHGIRILEKSIPRDSPMQSFLQPLKSALWTSLLISVIMVGLVIFCLDLKSPFDRFYKTEQNRMAEDDPFLMEVANDRVNFGEAMWFVWGVLLNSGVSERSMESLAINNRFVTLNCRTLSSELQQTALLRLLRYLCVSFAALQETRMRDRPVISIENYTIYCGDADEKEVDGPAIAVRNDYNNLVEEFFSTSSRWAFVQLRDRRGRKLFIVSACAPTETPETNTKDAFYDELNALMSEKPSQQVVIVGIDANAKMRLEQQCTRRMVLCSRAHIGQWRPSTRLM